In Labilithrix sp., a single genomic region encodes these proteins:
- a CDS encoding YkgJ family cysteine cluster protein, which yields MAVAVTPKYRPIVRQFDVKHVKNAAAHVRAGGHAFVWEGKRRVTFVFGEPEDDNPDDFGLWGIYDMGKWRWKLETSGPLKGLATSQVPRDCFWIARRRAERDSIHEGTKRKIAIDCTECAACCRDNEVLLQPEDIDRMVKGGRPELTKAPYAKRHKDGRIILTLLPNKRCRHLQPSNMCGIYEIRPHSCSEFPMGSECCLFAREDILQLHDGLKPSEENS from the coding sequence ATGGCCGTGGCAGTCACTCCGAAATATCGTCCCATCGTTCGCCAGTTCGACGTGAAGCACGTCAAGAACGCCGCCGCGCACGTGCGCGCGGGGGGGCACGCGTTCGTGTGGGAAGGCAAGCGGCGCGTCACGTTCGTCTTCGGCGAGCCCGAGGACGACAACCCGGACGACTTCGGTCTCTGGGGCATCTACGACATGGGCAAGTGGCGCTGGAAGCTCGAGACGAGCGGTCCGCTGAAAGGCCTCGCGACGAGCCAGGTCCCGCGCGACTGCTTCTGGATCGCGCGCCGCCGCGCCGAGCGCGACTCGATCCACGAAGGCACGAAGCGCAAGATCGCGATCGACTGCACGGAGTGCGCGGCCTGCTGCCGCGACAACGAGGTGCTCCTCCAGCCGGAGGACATCGATCGCATGGTGAAGGGCGGCCGCCCCGAGCTGACGAAGGCGCCCTACGCGAAGCGCCACAAGGACGGCCGCATCATCCTCACGCTCCTCCCGAACAAGCGCTGCCGCCACCTCCAGCCGAGCAACATGTGCGGCATCTACGAGATCCGGCCGCACTCGTGCAGCGAGTTCCCGATGGGCAGCGAGTGCTGCCTCTTCGCGCGCGAGGACATCCTCCAGCTCCACGACGGCCTGAAGCCGAGCGAAGAGAACAGCTGA
- a CDS encoding NAD(P)H-quinone oxidoreductase: MRAVVIDNGSLHLREVPTPGPGPGQARVRVRAAGVNRADLMQLRGMYPAPPDAPPDIPGLEIAGEVDAVGAGVREVAVGERVFTIVGGGAYAEHVVVPARTLAPIPEGLDFTHAAAIPEAFLTAYDAMVLQAGLSAGDDVLVHAVGSGVGTAAVQIARAIGATAIGTARTQDKLDRAAALGMKHGILAADAKFADEVKRHTSGRGADVVLELVGGAYLPESLAACAERGRVVLVGLMGGATAELSLGPMLHRRLTVIGTVMRARPLEQKIALGQVLRRNITPLVAAGHLVPIVDRVLPLEQATAALTAMASNTTFGKIILTP, from the coding sequence ATGCGAGCGGTCGTCATCGACAACGGGTCTCTCCATCTCCGCGAAGTCCCCACCCCCGGGCCCGGGCCGGGACAGGCGCGGGTCCGCGTCCGCGCCGCGGGCGTGAACCGCGCCGACCTGATGCAGCTCCGCGGCATGTACCCCGCGCCGCCCGACGCGCCGCCCGACATCCCGGGGCTCGAGATCGCGGGCGAGGTCGACGCGGTCGGCGCCGGCGTCCGCGAGGTCGCGGTGGGCGAGCGCGTCTTCACGATCGTCGGCGGCGGCGCGTACGCGGAGCACGTCGTCGTGCCCGCGCGGACGCTCGCGCCGATCCCGGAGGGCCTCGACTTCACGCACGCGGCCGCGATCCCGGAGGCGTTCCTCACCGCCTACGACGCGATGGTCCTCCAGGCCGGCCTCTCCGCCGGCGACGACGTCCTCGTGCACGCGGTAGGGAGCGGCGTCGGCACCGCCGCGGTCCAGATCGCGCGCGCGATCGGCGCGACCGCGATCGGCACCGCGCGCACGCAGGACAAGCTCGATCGCGCGGCCGCGCTCGGCATGAAGCACGGCATCCTCGCCGCGGACGCGAAGTTCGCGGACGAGGTGAAGAGGCACACGAGCGGCCGCGGCGCCGACGTGGTCCTCGAGCTCGTCGGTGGCGCCTACCTGCCGGAGAGCCTCGCCGCGTGCGCGGAGCGCGGGAGGGTCGTGCTCGTCGGCCTCATGGGCGGCGCGACCGCCGAGCTCTCGCTCGGCCCGATGCTCCACCGCCGCCTCACCGTCATCGGCACCGTGATGCGCGCCCGCCCCCTCGAACAAAAAATCGCCCTCGGCCAGGTCCTCCGCCGCAACATCACCCCTCTCGTCGCCGCCGGCCACCTCGTCCCCATCGTCGACCGCGTCCTCCCCCTCGAACAAGCCACCGCCGCCCTCACCGCCATGGCCTCCAACACCACCTTCGGCAAGATCATCCTCACCCCTTGA
- a CDS encoding LysR family transcriptional regulator: protein MDLNRITAFVRVVEEGSFTKAAAVLDLPKSSVSRSVALLEEDLGAKLLQRSSRKVTLTEIGTAYYARVGRALVAIEEANTATADERVVPRGTIRVAVPPSDAGTDLFMPLIARFVAQHPHIHVEVSVSARHVDIAGEGFDFAIRAGFVRDPSLIARKITTTSFALYASPSYLAARGTPRSLGDLRAHDCILFHGERRRVKWTLTNGERTESVDVTGRLNVDALAEVRSAARAGAGIGVLVPPIVSDELETGELVRVLPEWYGPPMPLSIVYPSARFVPHRVALLRDHLLTELTKLDWSCHGHPRPPPRPRPRKKR, encoded by the coding sequence ATGGACCTCAACCGAATCACCGCGTTCGTGCGCGTCGTCGAGGAGGGCAGCTTCACGAAGGCGGCGGCGGTGCTCGATCTCCCGAAGTCGTCCGTCAGCCGCAGCGTCGCGTTGCTCGAGGAGGACCTCGGCGCGAAGCTCCTCCAGCGCTCGTCGCGCAAGGTCACGCTCACCGAGATCGGCACCGCCTACTACGCGCGCGTGGGTCGTGCGCTCGTGGCGATCGAGGAGGCCAACACCGCGACGGCGGACGAGCGCGTCGTCCCGCGCGGGACCATTCGCGTCGCGGTGCCGCCGTCCGACGCGGGGACGGATCTCTTCATGCCGCTCATCGCGCGCTTCGTGGCGCAGCATCCGCACATCCACGTCGAGGTGTCGGTGAGCGCGCGTCACGTCGACATCGCGGGCGAGGGCTTCGACTTCGCGATCCGCGCCGGCTTCGTGCGTGACCCGTCGCTGATCGCGCGCAAGATCACGACGACGAGCTTCGCGCTCTACGCGTCGCCTTCGTACCTCGCCGCGCGCGGCACGCCGCGGTCGCTCGGCGATCTGCGGGCGCACGACTGCATCCTCTTCCACGGCGAGCGGCGGCGCGTGAAGTGGACCCTGACGAACGGCGAGCGCACGGAGAGCGTCGACGTGACCGGCCGCCTCAACGTCGACGCGCTCGCGGAGGTCCGCTCCGCCGCGCGCGCGGGCGCGGGCATCGGCGTGCTCGTCCCGCCGATCGTCAGCGACGAGCTCGAGACGGGCGAGCTCGTCCGCGTCCTCCCAGAGTGGTACGGCCCCCCGATGCCGCTCTCGATCGTCTACCCCTCGGCGCGCTTCGTCCCACACCGCGTCGCGCTGCTCCGCGACCACCTGCTCACCGAGCTCACCAAGCTCGACTGGTCCTGCCACGGCCACCCGCGCCCACCTCCACGCCCGCGCCCACGCAAGAAGCGGTAG
- a CDS encoding DoxX family protein, with translation MNQLTPKATIAARVVLGLVFLVFGLNGFLQFLPQPPLPPAAAPFVTGLASSGYFFPLLKGIEVLAGVALLSNRFVPLALAVLAPIVVNIAAFHIFLVPGLPMVVLLLSLELFLAWSYRASFAPMLRARATPESPAGVRLVASASTNADAKPQGAL, from the coding sequence ATGAACCAGCTCACCCCCAAGGCCACCATCGCCGCGCGCGTCGTGCTCGGCCTCGTCTTCCTCGTGTTCGGGCTCAACGGGTTCCTCCAGTTCCTCCCGCAACCTCCGCTCCCGCCCGCCGCCGCCCCCTTCGTGACCGGCCTCGCCTCGAGCGGCTACTTCTTCCCGCTCCTGAAGGGGATCGAGGTCCTCGCCGGCGTCGCGCTGCTCTCGAACCGCTTCGTCCCCCTCGCCCTCGCCGTCCTCGCGCCGATCGTCGTCAACATCGCCGCTTTCCACATCTTCCTCGTTCCAGGGCTGCCGATGGTCGTGCTCCTCCTCTCGCTCGAGCTCTTCCTCGCCTGGAGCTACCGCGCGTCCTTCGCCCCGATGCTCCGCGCCCGCGCGACGCCCGAGAGCCCCGCGGGCGTGCGCCTCGTCGCGAGCGCGAGCACGAACGCGGACGCGAAACCTCAGGGCGCCTTGTAG
- a CDS encoding DUF885 domain-containing protein, translating into MTRLGFALVLATAVLGACSDLRSPFAPTIAALVEAIIDEQLAFVPARGREAGLHEYDARLADYSRAGITRRIARLEAQRAALAGEHPHLPHEVHDVALLKWQIDEQLFWLTERRDWEHDPAFYEELFSVNVYLDREYAPAEERLRRLVEHEEAALLQVPFLRANLKPPIAKPLADVAIQIYEGRAEFLRKDVAARVAGMTKSDELAARFGRANEALAAEAASFAAWLKTVPTDESHALGPALFARLVEVYAGERISLADFERMGEADLARNRALHDRLVKEVPSPARPDDVLAEARKLVDEARDFLEERAIVTLPNQPKAAVNETPPYLRYNSAWLDVAGPFDLALGGSYYITPPDPSWPEEQRAAYVPTLSELRSTTVHEVYPGHYVQSGFLRHAPTRAQKLVGSVTFIEGWAHYAEQMMADEGFGGGTADAKLGMVKQALLRDCRYLVALGIHTKGMTLAQAEKRMIEDCHQRPPVAKQQALRGAFHPWYFAYTLGKLQIQALRAEAQQAVGRRFQLKLFHDALLSHGQGPVGLLRARVLSDVRSGGPYKAP; encoded by the coding sequence ATGACACGACTCGGTTTCGCGCTCGTCCTCGCGACGGCGGTCCTCGGCGCGTGCAGCGATCTCCGTTCTCCGTTCGCCCCCACCATCGCCGCGCTCGTCGAGGCGATCATCGACGAGCAGCTCGCGTTCGTCCCCGCCCGCGGGCGCGAGGCGGGGCTGCACGAGTACGACGCGCGCCTCGCGGACTACTCGCGGGCGGGCATCACGCGGCGCATCGCGCGGCTCGAGGCGCAGCGCGCGGCGCTCGCGGGAGAGCACCCGCACCTGCCGCACGAGGTCCACGACGTGGCGCTCCTCAAGTGGCAGATCGACGAGCAGCTCTTCTGGCTGACGGAGCGGAGGGACTGGGAGCACGACCCTGCGTTTTACGAGGAGCTCTTCTCCGTCAACGTGTACCTCGATCGCGAGTACGCGCCGGCGGAGGAGCGGCTCCGGCGGCTCGTGGAGCACGAGGAGGCGGCGCTGCTCCAGGTCCCTTTCCTGCGCGCGAACCTGAAGCCGCCGATCGCGAAGCCGCTCGCGGACGTCGCGATCCAGATCTACGAGGGCCGCGCCGAGTTCTTGCGGAAGGACGTCGCCGCGCGCGTCGCGGGCATGACGAAGAGCGACGAGCTCGCGGCGCGGTTCGGGCGCGCGAACGAGGCGCTCGCGGCGGAGGCGGCGAGCTTCGCGGCGTGGCTGAAGACGGTGCCGACCGACGAGAGCCACGCGCTCGGGCCGGCGCTGTTCGCGCGCCTCGTCGAGGTGTATGCGGGCGAGCGCATCTCGCTCGCGGACTTCGAGCGGATGGGCGAGGCCGACCTCGCGCGGAACCGAGCGCTCCACGATCGGCTCGTGAAGGAGGTCCCTTCACCCGCGCGCCCCGACGACGTGCTCGCGGAGGCGCGGAAGCTCGTCGACGAAGCGCGCGATTTCCTGGAGGAGCGCGCCATCGTCACGCTCCCGAACCAGCCGAAGGCGGCGGTGAACGAGACGCCGCCGTACCTCCGCTACAACTCGGCGTGGCTCGACGTGGCGGGCCCGTTCGACCTCGCGCTCGGCGGCTCCTACTACATCACGCCGCCCGACCCGTCCTGGCCGGAGGAGCAGCGCGCGGCGTACGTGCCGACGCTGAGCGAGCTCCGTTCGACGACGGTGCACGAGGTCTATCCCGGTCACTACGTGCAGTCCGGTTTCCTCCGCCACGCGCCGACGCGCGCGCAGAAGCTCGTCGGCAGCGTGACGTTCATCGAGGGCTGGGCACACTACGCCGAGCAGATGATGGCGGACGAGGGCTTCGGCGGCGGCACCGCGGACGCGAAGCTCGGGATGGTGAAGCAGGCGCTGCTCCGCGACTGCCGCTACCTCGTGGCGCTCGGCATTCACACGAAGGGGATGACGCTCGCGCAGGCGGAGAAGCGGATGATCGAGGACTGCCATCAGCGTCCCCCCGTCGCGAAGCAGCAGGCGCTCCGCGGAGCCTTCCATCCCTGGTACTTCGCGTACACGCTGGGCAAGCTCCAGATCCAGGCGCTCCGCGCGGAGGCGCAGCAGGCGGTGGGGCGGCGCTTTCAGCTGAAGCTCTTCCACGACGCGCTGCTCTCGCACGGCCAGGGCCCGGTGGGGCTCTTGCGCGCGCGCGTGCTGTCCGACGTGCGCTCCGGCGGGCCCTACAAGGCGCCCTGA